One part of the Vibrio hyugaensis genome encodes these proteins:
- a CDS encoding metal-dependent hydrolase family protein: protein MTISKKNLSLVALSCAFALNANATSTLFTDVDVFNGKDEKLLQNQNVLVVDNLIKEISPKPIKTDKQTTTINGEGLTMIPGLIDMHSHMCIQEGMLVGRDGYDQMAMGARAHVSMMQYLDQGFTTARDAGCNILGMAKAINNGLLEGPRLFPAGGFLSQTGGHADTGSFNDVPGRVDDLERHGFGYIVDGETEARRAARQNLRSGATQIKIMAGGGVASEFDPIHMTQFSKEEMEAIVGVAEDYGTYVMAHAYHDRSVNRAIDAGIKVIEHNFLISEETIKRMKEKGVALSAQAVMSLEAFAEPEKITFFSPDQKAKATKVNEGAKQMFEWARKYDLLIVTGGDMFGPSYNTRQADNMVWMEKVGFTPYQIMKMGTSNAAEVLSWSGGMNPYKYGKLGVVESGAYADVVLVDGNPLQDITVLNDYQDKFKVIMKDGKIHKNTL from the coding sequence ATGACAATTTCTAAGAAGAACCTTTCCTTAGTTGCGCTATCTTGTGCGTTTGCGCTCAACGCGAATGCAACATCAACGCTGTTTACCGATGTTGATGTCTTCAACGGTAAGGATGAAAAGCTACTGCAAAATCAGAACGTACTGGTTGTCGATAACTTGATTAAAGAGATTTCCCCAAAGCCAATTAAAACGGATAAGCAAACCACGACGATTAACGGCGAAGGCTTAACCATGATTCCTGGCTTGATCGACATGCACTCACACATGTGTATTCAGGAAGGCATGTTGGTAGGGCGCGATGGTTATGACCAAATGGCGATGGGCGCTCGTGCTCACGTTTCGATGATGCAGTACCTCGACCAAGGCTTTACTACGGCTCGTGACGCTGGCTGTAATATTCTTGGTATGGCGAAAGCCATCAACAATGGTTTGCTAGAAGGCCCTCGATTATTCCCAGCGGGCGGTTTCTTGAGTCAAACCGGTGGTCACGCGGATACTGGCAGCTTCAATGATGTACCAGGACGTGTTGACGATCTTGAACGCCATGGCTTTGGTTATATCGTTGATGGTGAAACAGAGGCTCGTCGTGCTGCGCGTCAGAATCTACGTTCGGGGGCTACTCAAATCAAGATCATGGCTGGCGGCGGTGTTGCGAGTGAGTTTGACCCAATCCATATGACGCAATTCTCCAAAGAAGAAATGGAAGCGATTGTGGGTGTAGCGGAAGATTATGGCACTTATGTCATGGCGCACGCTTATCATGACCGTTCGGTTAACCGTGCCATTGATGCTGGCATTAAAGTGATTGAGCATAACTTCTTGATTTCCGAAGAGACCATTAAGCGAATGAAAGAGAAGGGCGTGGCGCTCTCTGCTCAAGCGGTGATGTCTCTCGAAGCCTTTGCAGAGCCAGAAAAGATCACCTTCTTCAGTCCCGATCAAAAAGCCAAAGCGACCAAGGTAAACGAAGGCGCGAAACAGATGTTTGAGTGGGCGCGTAAGTACGACTTGTTGATTGTAACGGGCGGCGATATGTTTGGCCCGTCTTACAATACGCGCCAAGCAGACAACATGGTTTGGATGGAAAAAGTCGGCTTCACTCCATACCAGATCATGAAAATGGGGACATCGAACGCAGCAGAAGTACTGAGTTGGTCAGGCGGAATGAACCCATATAAATACGGAAAACTCGGCGTTGTAGAGTCGGGGGCTTATGCCGATGTGGTGCTGGTGGATGGAAATCCTTTGCAAGACATCACAGTTCTTAACGATTACCAAGATAAATTCAAAGTAATTATGAAAGACGGCAAGATCCACAAGAACACCTTGTAG